A window from Frischella perrara encodes these proteins:
- the fabA gene encoding bifunctional 3-hydroxydecanoyl-ACP dehydratase/trans-2-decenoyl-ACP isomerase: MTFERKSSYTKEDLIKSGNNELFGHDGPPLPADPMLMLDRIIEMNDNGGQYNKGYIEAELDINPDLWFFKCHFKNDPVMPGCLGLDAMWQLVGFYLGWLGGKGKGRALGVGEVKFAGQILPTSKKVTYKIHFKRVINRKLVMGIADGEVSVDGKVIYNATDLKVGLFQDPSTF, from the coding sequence ATGACTTTTGAAAGAAAATCATCCTATACCAAAGAAGATTTAATTAAATCCGGTAATAATGAACTATTCGGTCATGATGGACCACCTCTTCCTGCCGATCCAATGTTAATGCTAGATCGTATAATTGAGATGAATGATAACGGTGGTCAATATAATAAAGGTTATATTGAAGCAGAATTAGATATTAATCCTGATCTCTGGTTTTTTAAATGTCATTTTAAAAACGATCCCGTTATGCCGGGATGTTTAGGTCTTGATGCGATGTGGCAACTGGTCGGTTTTTATCTTGGCTGGTTAGGTGGTAAAGGAAAAGGTCGCGCATTAGGCGTAGGTGAAGTTAAATTTGCAGGACAAATATTACCTACATCTAAAAAAGTGACTTATAAGATCCATTTTAAACGCGTTATCAATCGTAAATTGGTAATGGGGATTGCTGATGGTGAAGTATCTGTTGACGGCAAAGTCATTTATAACGCAACAGACTTAAAAGTCGGCTTATTTCAAGACCCATCCACATTCTAA
- a CDS encoding AAA family ATPase, protein MTTSSLPWQAVTPDVEKITQILQEHHLEADFLTLQPRLKSTLSLLCPEIRQSYHPRFMLLKAPDSPLIYSLLQHNIRKQIPANYGGYAYYISDNQISLTSAKNQQDNFATSDNCLFSTYVDSEALFGCVRQPEGQRLKLQPGLVHKVNGGVLILSLRSLLEQLDLWHKLKQMVIWQEFTWLSTDDTNPLPFMIPSMPLDLRVILVGDRLSMAELQDLEPEFYDSALYTEFENDVNIYADDNLIKWAGYVKSVAQFQKLPEIDASAYAELVKIGIKHTEDQHYLPLIPDWINTQLVNAAQVDNRRINSETIKTATKRKNWQEDSLIVRLREAILNKQILINTHDQIIGQINGLSVIEYPGHPKAIGEPTRLSCLIHNGDGEINDIERKNDLAGNIHSKGMMIMQSFITSEFALSHPLPFSASLVFEQSYNEVDGDSASLAGLSVIISALSGQPINQQIAVTGSVDQFGHVQAIGGVNQKIEGFFAICQHQGLTGQQGVIIPASNQNHLCLNDEVVMAIKNNQFHIWAVENVADALLLLTGIPYNDNSVISLHKIIKARIQAIINGDKRSARWFNKWRK, encoded by the coding sequence TTGACTACGAGCTCATTACCTTGGCAAGCAGTTACGCCAGATGTTGAAAAAATCACTCAAATATTGCAAGAACACCATCTTGAAGCTGATTTCTTGACGCTACAACCACGACTTAAATCTACATTATCACTATTGTGCCCTGAAATTAGACAATCTTATCACCCTCGTTTTATGTTATTAAAAGCGCCGGATAGTCCTCTAATTTATAGTCTTTTACAGCATAATATACGTAAACAAATTCCCGCCAATTATGGTGGTTACGCTTATTATATTAGTGATAATCAAATTAGTTTAACTTCAGCTAAAAATCAGCAAGATAACTTTGCCACATCAGATAACTGTCTTTTTTCCACCTATGTTGATAGCGAGGCCTTATTTGGTTGTGTTAGACAACCGGAAGGTCAACGATTAAAATTACAACCAGGTCTCGTACATAAAGTAAATGGCGGTGTGCTTATTCTGAGCTTGCGTTCTTTGCTTGAACAACTAGATTTATGGCATAAACTCAAACAGATGGTTATATGGCAGGAATTTACATGGTTATCTACCGATGATACTAATCCATTACCTTTTATGATCCCTTCAATGCCACTTGATTTACGTGTTATTTTAGTAGGTGATCGTCTAAGTATGGCAGAATTGCAAGATCTTGAACCAGAGTTTTATGATTCAGCTTTATATACTGAATTTGAGAATGATGTGAATATCTACGCTGATGATAATCTCATAAAATGGGCAGGATATGTTAAATCCGTTGCACAATTCCAGAAATTGCCAGAGATTGATGCTTCAGCATATGCTGAATTAGTGAAAATAGGTATCAAACATACTGAAGATCAACACTACTTACCCCTTATCCCAGACTGGATCAATACGCAACTAGTTAATGCTGCGCAAGTGGATAATCGTAGAATTAATAGTGAAACGATAAAAACCGCTACTAAACGTAAGAATTGGCAAGAAGATTCTCTAATCGTACGATTAAGAGAAGCAATATTAAATAAACAAATTTTAATTAACACTCATGATCAAATAATTGGTCAAATTAATGGATTATCTGTTATTGAATATCCAGGTCATCCTAAGGCAATAGGTGAACCTACTCGTTTAAGTTGTCTTATTCACAATGGTGATGGCGAAATAAATGATATTGAGCGTAAGAATGATCTAGCTGGAAATATCCATTCTAAGGGAATGATGATTATGCAATCATTTATTACATCTGAATTTGCCTTAAGTCATCCATTACCTTTTTCTGCATCACTGGTATTTGAACAGTCTTATAACGAAGTGGATGGTGATAGTGCTTCATTGGCAGGGTTATCCGTAATTATTAGTGCCCTATCCGGTCAACCAATTAATCAACAAATTGCTGTTACAGGTTCTGTTGATCAATTTGGTCATGTTCAAGCAATTGGTGGTGTAAATCAAAAAATAGAAGGATTCTTTGCAATCTGTCAACATCAAGGTTTAACCGGTCAGCAAGGTGTGATAATACCTGCTAGTAATCAAAATCATTTATGTTTAAATGATGAAGTTGTAATGGCAATTAAAAACAATCAATTCCATATTTGGGCAGTTGAAAATGTTGCTGACGCTTTATTATTATTAACAGGTATACCTTATAATGATAATAGTGTTATCAGCCTACATAAGATAATTAAAGCACGAATCCAAGCAATAATTAATGGTGATAAGCGATCAGCTCGTTGGTTCAATAAATGGCGCAAATAG